The stretch of DNA AACCGCAGACGGCGTTCCCGCATCAGGCGAATCCGGCACTCGTCACTCCCACAGACTCTTCTGACACTTTGAAAAATGTTGAATTAAGTGAAACACATGTCGTAACAGCCGGCCTGGTTCGAATGAGTAATTCACCTTACCATGATTCTTCTGTGATAACGGCCTTGTCCACGCAGGACCTGGATGATGAAGTATCAGGCGTAAAAATCATTCCGTTGTCACACAAAGTCGTTTCCGATGTCCGCCATGATCCTGTCCAACACTTTACGCCCGCCGAAATGCGAATCGATGCGGCATTTGGACGCATGTCCCCGTCTGAGTTGTATCCGGATGAATATTTGGCTGACGGCGGCGATCGTCGATTGCCGACGCACTACTTTGGCGGTAGTCGCAGGGGATTGGATACAGAAGATACGATCGCGGAATACACCGATCACAACGGCAGATCTCATGTTCGTGCGTCGAATCGTGTTGCCGTTTACTCACCTCGATTTGGTTCGGTGCGAGTGATCGAAGGCGCCAGTTCCGGGACCAGAGTTCACCATGCGGTCCAGGCGAAAGAGTTTTCTTCTGTTGGCAGTATGAACCGGCAGAACGGGATTCGTCAGACGATCACGGACGAGCAGTTTGTTGCCGTCGCTTCTCGTCGGCGTGCAGACGGTGCCGAGGCGCAGCAGAATTCGATTGAGTCCACAGCCACGATTCGGCCACAGCGAAATGACAAGGTTGATCAGGGTCTGCAGGCGGAATCGATCAGAGGACGACAGATTCTGGAGCGGGAACAGGGCCCCGGTTTCCATCAGGAACTGGCAAACGCTGCTGTCTGGTCACGTGATCTGTTTCCGAAGCTGTCGGGAACAACATCTCAGGCGGCCCAGACACATCGACGTGTGACAGTTCAGGCTACTGTTGGTATTGAGGATCAGCGAGCTGAGAAGAGTGAGATACACATTGTCAAACTGGCTGATCGTGAGACAGCTGAAGTCGGCGACACAATTCGCTTCACCATTCGATTTATCAACACCGGTGATTACGATCTGCATGACGTCCGCATTGTAGACAATCTGACTCCACGCCTCCGGTTCATCCCGGATAGTTTGCAAACAGACCGCAAAGGTGATGTCATCACCGAGCCTAACGGTGAAGGCAGTGAGGTGCTCACGTTTGTCCTGGACGATGGACTGGGAGCTCACGAATCCGGTACGGTCGAATTCGAAGTCCGTGTGAAATAACTCTCCGGCCCTCACAGGCGCGTAACGCAACCGGACTCTTTGAAACGGCAAAATAATGAGTTGCCGATTGAAAACCGGGACTTCCTGAACAAGGTCGAACTTTTTCGAGCTTGAATCCGGAAATTTATTGCGGTGCAGTCTTTATCCACTGACGAAGGACTTCGACAGGTCCAGATGTGGCGCATGTGGATAGTTGACAGCTTCGTAGTTGATTCCAAGCTCCGGCGTCAGCAGCTTTTTGCCATCGTTCGCACGTGAAGTCAGAAGCTGGTCCAGCAACCCTGCGGTCAACAGCGAGCGCTCGACAGGATAGGCCGGTTGTCCGGTGTGAACCATTTGCTCAATGCCCTTAAGCAGATATGAAAAATGCGGATAGCGGGGCATAGCTCGCTCTTCACCGATTCCACCGACAGGCTTTTCACCGCGGACCTTGACGACGGCCGCTATCCCGCGTGAGTATCTTGGCAACATCAGAACAGGAGCAAGCAATCCGTCTGTGTACTGAATCAGAAAAATTGTGAAGCCCTGTGGGTCGACTTTCAGCAGGTCCTGATCGGCCGTTGGTGTGACTTCCAGAATCAGCTTCAGCAGATCCGGACGAATGATATTGTTGCTGATAAGTTCCTTCAGGCGGGATCCCGGCAGACACTGCACCCAGTCGACACCCTGATGCTCACACTTTCTGCGTTCAATAATGCACTGCAGATAATCCAGTGTGTGAAAGCCATAGATATCGAGTCCTGAATATCCAATTGCAAGACAGGCTTCCAGGTCACTGCCCATCGGCAGCGTGAAATCGGGCTTCCGAAACGTCACCGGCAATGACGATCCGGCCATGAAGGGAATCTTTAGCTGTTGAGCCCGGTTGTACATCCACTTTGCGTCTTTCCACACAGGTCCTGGATGTTTGTCGTTAAACACGGGAACGATCTGATTGTACTTTTCCAGTGTATTCGTAATCTCTTCAAAGAATCGTCGCCGTGGGTAAAGGTGCTGTTCCTTTTCATTCCACGGATATTCGCCGTGCTCACCCACACTGATGATTCCATCCACGGCAACTTGGCCCTCGCCCAGGGAGATCGCCTGTTCAATCGAATCGCAGATCGGAAAGCCGTGTTTCACTGACATCTCCCGAGAGATGTCTCGAGCCATCTCTCGGTCGGGAAACTGATCAACATACATCGACGCCAGTTCCAGATCCGGTCCGGGTCCACCAGCCTGATTCCAGCCTTCCAGGATCTTGCCGATCAACACGTCTGTGTGTGAATTCTTGATGTAGATAGTAACGACTGCCGCAATCCGCTTCCTGACGCGAGGTGTGATCGTGTCGGCACCTGCGAACGGCACCATACCAAAACCCAATGCAGCCGCACTGGTCTGGATAAATGATCTACGGTCGACTGAATACCGTCCGTCGTCGGATTGTTTCATCACTATCCATGTCCAGCTGAAATAAGTAGTTCGGTGGCGTGGCTGCCGGTGCGAGTCACGGTTTTCGATACGGCCCTCGTGAGAAGGGGCGCCCTTCAGACATCCCTGGACATCGAGGGAGGGAGTCGCTCGTGTGAGGGAGAGTTATTCAACTCCAACGGGCATGCCATCGTTGCGTATTCCCAGTTTTTGGTATACACCCAGTTGTTGTCGGTCATAGTCCACTTCATTTGTCAGCTCAGACTGACTTAGACCTCCGTTACTAAAGTGAATTTCATTGCTGATGAAACGCACCGAGCTGTCGCAAAAGACGAACCAGGCTCCGCCGCTGTGAGCGCTGCTGAACCCTTCACTACAGCTGTCGCATTGGTTCGGTGACTCACGCGTAACGGGTGAATTAAGCTCTTCACTGACCCGACCTCGGTTTTGGTAAACACCCCAGTTACAACCGCCAGGCGGATTCCGACAACCTGCCCATACACCGGAAGCGCAGCGCATATCCCGTTCGCCGAGCATGAACGTGTTGCTGGTTCCGTCCCTGATGTCTTGCAGCCCGGTGACACTGCCGTTGTAGAAGACTCCGTTATTGCTGAACGAGCCACCTTTGTCATAGAGTCCTTGGCAGGCCACATAGTTCGCCGTGCCCAATTCGAGTTTTTCGGTATTGCCATCACCGTTGAAATGACGGAGTTCGGCTGGCAGCTGATCCGGGGTCGAGTCAGAGGGACACCGAAAGACCGCAATCGGAGTTTGTACCAAGCGGTTTATCCCGGGATCCTGCAATATTTCGGTCAGTCGTCGGTTCGTTACGTCGAGTTGTTCGTACAGCTGGTTTTGCTCAATTTGGGGCAGAATGAACGTTCCCCACCCCCATGATTCCTGTCTGTGTTCGTCGTCCATACAGCCTGGCGGAAACGAGCCGTGACAATCGTGATAATAATGGATGGCCAGCCCCAACTGGCGGAGATTGTTGGCGCACTGGATCCGTCGAGCGGTCTCCCTCGCTGTTTGTACGGCCGGCAACAATATCGCGATCAACACACCGATGATCGCAAAGATCACCAGCAGCTCAATCAGTGTATAACCATATCTGACTGTTTCGCCTGGGATTCCCCGCACCGCACGATGGCGATCTTGAAACAATCGTGGCCCATTGCTCATAAGAGATTCTCAATCTGTCGTAATTCTTCTGTTAATGATCAAAGCACCCCGTATTTTTCGTACGCAGCCACCGCCTTCATCCCGTCGCGAATCTCATCGCGTATTTTGTTTTCAGTGTGGACTTTGTCCCACGCGATTTGAATTGCCTTCCCTTCGATTTCCTGAGGGACCACGACCACGCCGTCAATGTCTGCGATTACCAGATCACCGGAACAGAACTTCACTCCGGCGATCTCTACCGGCACATCAGTCTCAATCACTCGCTGCCGATTCAGACTGTCGTACACACTGGTGCCCCGAGCGAAAACCGGAAAATTCATATCACGGATTTTTGTGACGTCACGTGTTGCTCCGTCCACAATCGCACCCACGCAGCCGGAATTTTGTGATGCGGTGGAAAGGAGTTCCCCCCAAAGAGCAGCATGCATGGATCCTCCGGCCGCACAAATCAGCACGCTGTCCTCTGAGCATTCATCAACCGCTTTTAGCTCAAGTTCGTATGGATTCGGATCGTTGTGATACATGTCTGCCCACAAGGTTGTCTTGCATCGACCCACCAGAACCCTTGGGGAAGTATAAGGCGTTAACGTTACGCGTGGTGACTGATGACAGTATCCAAGTCCGTCCAGGGCATCCGCAACGACCGCGGCGTACAGCGACTGTCGCATCATTTTCAGTGTAATGTTACTCATGTTATTTCCGATTCGAGTTTCCTACGATATTCACCGGCCAGTACGATTGTCCTGTTTCAGTTCGTTTCACAGGTGTTCTATGCGCGTCGGTATCATTGGTCTGCTGCATGAATCCAATACGTTTATTGCAGAAAAGACTACGCTTAAGCACTTTCAACACGACACCCTGCTGACGGGTCCGGCAATTCATGATCGATTTGCCGAAACAGGTCATGAACTGGGTGGATTTTTCGCCGGGCTGCAACAGGAGTTGATCGAACCTGTTCCGATCTTGGCAGCAAGGGCTGTCCCGTTCGGACCGATTCTCACCGAAGTATTTCAGCAGTTGCTGGAGATGATGCAAACCGAACTGGCGGGTGTCGGCCCGCTGGACGGAATTCTGGTGGCTCCGCACGGAGCGACAGTTTGTGAGTCTGTGGGTGACGCAGACGGATACTGGCTGGCAAAACTGCGTGAACAGGCCGGACCAAAAATGCCGATTATCGGTACGCTCGACGCCCATGCAAATTTGTCTCAACAAATGGTTGATGCGACCGATGCTCTGATTGCGTACCGCACCAATCCGCATTTGGATCAATTTGAGCGAGGCGTGGATGCAGCCCGACTGATGGCTCAAACGCTGCGCGGAGAAGTGTGCCCTGTTCAACGTGCACAGTTCCCGCCGCTGTCCATCAATATGGAGCGTCAGATGACGTCCGAACCGCATCTGACACCTCTATATGAAGCACTGGAAGAGTCGCACGGCAAAGCAGGAGTACTCGCCGGCAGCATCCTGCTGGGGTTCCCGTATTCCGATGTTGAGGAAATGGGCTCTTCTGTGCTGTTTGTCACTGATCGCGACCTTCAGCTTGCCGCCGATGAGTCAGAAAAGCTTGCCGAACAAATGTGGCAGAGCCGTCAGGAACTGGATGGACGGTATCTCAGTATGGATCAGGCAGTTCGCCAGGCCGCCGGCATGGACGGACCGGTGTGCCTTCTGGATATGGGCGATAATGTGGGAGGTGGGTCACCGGGTGACAGCACTCATCTGGCTCATGCCATCCGCCGGTCCGATGTTGCCAGTGCCTTGATTTGTGTCTTTGATCCCGACGCGGTCCGGGAATCGGTTGCTGTCGGGGTTGGTGGAACAGTCGAACTGAAAATCGGAGGAAAGACAGACGACCGGCACGGTGTTCCGCTCACCGGTACCTGGACGGTTCATGATATTGTTGATGGTGAGTTTACTGACAGGCAGATCCGGCACGGTGGATTTACACGATACAATCAGGGACGTTCTGCTGTGATACAAAGCACTGACGGACAGCTCACAGTTTTGTTGAATTCCAGACGAACACCGCCATTCAGCCTGGTGCAGCTCACCAGTTGCGGTCTGAATCCGACACAATACCAGATCATTGTGGCCAAGGGGGTAAACGCACCTGTGGCGGCCTATGCACCCGTTTGCCGGCACCTGATTCGCGTCAACAGTCCGGGGTGTACTACGGCAGAGATGACACAGCTGGAATTTCGATATCGAAGGAGGCCAATGTTTCCTTTTGAAAACGATGCCCTGTTCAGGTCCCGCACGGATTAACTGTCAGCGGCTGCTGCCGCGGGGAGCAGCTTCCACGTCACAAACTGAGAGTTGCCCCGTTTCAATGCAGCTGTTTGTCTTACAAATTGGTAAGGCACTCCTGCAAAGCACTCAGCAGCTGATCAATTTCCTGATCGGTGCCAATCGTAATTCGCAGTCCGTCCATTGTACTCTGACCAGATCCCGTCCCGGGAAAACTCATGTAACGTACGAGCACACGCCGCTGTTTGAGGCCAAGGTAGATCGACTCATGCTGACCGGACACGTGTTGTGTCCAGACGAAATTTGCCTGACTGGGATACACATTAAAACCAAGCTCCGTCAACGCGGTTGCCAGACGGCCACGCGTTGACAGAATTTTTGCACGGTTGGACAGCATCCAGTCCTGATCCTGGATGGCGGCAGTGGCTGCTGCAATCGATACGGCGTCACAATTGTAGCTGTCTTTGGCCTTTTGCATCTGAGATGTGAGGTCAGGATGAGCGATCGAAAACCCAAATCGAATTCCTGCGAGGCTGTACGACTTGCTGAGTGTTCGTGTGATCACCAGGCGTCGATCAAAGCGTTCGTCCTGCAGTAGTTCGCCTCGGTGCGGCGCATCCGTAAAGTCAGCGTAAGCTTCATCCAGCACCAGAAGTCCGTCGTCAGGCAGTAACTGTGCCAGCATGTCAGGCGGCCAAACATTACCGGTTGGCGAGTTGGGATTGGGAACAAAAAATACGCGTGAACGCATTCGCAGTTTTGCCGCATCTTCCGGCGACCATACGAAGGACTCATCCAGCAACAGTCGTTCCAGCCGACAGTCCTGGATCTGAGCGAGTGCTTCGTACAAAACGTAACTTGGATACGGGTACGCAATCAAATGACCTGAATCACAGGCGGTGCGTACGATGACCGTCAGATTTTCATCGCTTCCGTTGGCCGGGAGGATCCATTCGGGATCCAGATCAAAGAGTTCTGCGGCCGCAAGGCGAAATGGAGTTGCCAGAGCGTCAGGATAGATGTTCAGTCGGCTGCCGGCGGCCTGCTTAATCGCTTCGACCACATGAGGCGAGGGAGGATACGGGTTTTCGTTGGTATTCAGCTTGACCCAGCCGGATTCCTGAGGCTGTTCGCCGGGAGTGTATCCTGCAATTTGACAAATGGTATTTCGGACTGGCAAAGACATAATCCGGATGGTGACAATAATTAAAGACGGGCAGATGAAAGACTGAGCATACCGCCTGTTACGACGCTCATGCATTCCTGCTGCTGACTATTTCGGTGGAAACCTGGAACACTTGCGTGGAACAGAATTGTGGAACAGTTCATAGGACAGGACGTCGTGATCGATGTGGAGTCACAGTACGTCTTTCTGGGACGCCTGGTATCACTGACGTCCGGTTGGCTGACACTGAGGCAGGCGGATGTCCATGATCTTCGGGATTCCCAGACGACACGGGAGTTGTATGTGCTTGACTCACGCACAGACGGCATCCGTGTTAATCGCCAAGAGGTGCTCATTCCCACTGATCAGATCGTCAGTGTGTCTCGACTGGATGACGTGATCGAATGATGGCACATTTTACGAACGCTGTCGGACTGTCGCCAGAAAACGGTACTGCAGCGATTTGTGAAACCGCAGTCCGACTGATGCCGTGTTGACGGATTACTGGTCTTTGCCGGTTTGAGTTACTATTGGCTATCGCTACGGTTCAGGAGAATCGATATCCAGTCCGTCAATTCCGTCGTCCGATTTCGATTCCACCCACTCCTGAAAATTGGTGCCGATATTATCCCAAGTCGTTGATACCAGTAAATAGACGACACCAAACAGGATTGAGACTGCGATCAGCCAGATGAGCAGTCCCACGCCGCTTACCAGACCACGAAGTCTGTCGCGGCCCCAGCGCCAGCGAAGTCGTGACCGTTCTGCCCGATCTACCTGCTTGTAAAGACTCTGCATGTCTTCGTTCTTACCGGTGGCCGCCTTTCGGGCCAGTTGACGTTCGATGGCATCGGCGAACTCCGGAAACCCGGCCAGCGGAAGATACGATCCGTCTGACGAAGCCTTGGCGCGTGCTTTGGGTGTCAGCATTCCGGCATTGATCATTTTCACAACCCGACGTGATGAAAATTTTTCCATCATTGATTTGCCGTTGGGTGTATGGTACTGCACGTACCACGTTCGGGCAGACGAACCGGTTTGCCCGCCGGACGGCAGCCTCGTGAGTCCGGTTGGCTTGTTGCCCAGTGTGCTTCCCATGGCAGCAGCAGTTGACGACTGAGTCCGTCCCCCTCCAGCCGGTGGTTCCGCTCCCTCAATAAAGCTCAACGGCTCACCGTGCATCCCCAGGGCAGACAGGTCGAGCAGAACCTCTTCACACGTCTTGTAACGGTGGTTGGGATTTTTCGCCATCATTTTGTCAATGATGAGGTCAAGTCGTTCGGGGATGTCCGCTTTCAGTTTTTTCGCCGACGAGTAGATTCCTTTCTCTTTGGCAACGATCAGTTCAAGAGTCGACTCCCCCTCAAAAGGCAACTGGCCTGTCAGCAGGTGGTACAAAGAGGCGCCCAGAGCGTAAATGTCACTTCGTTGATCCACGTGTTTTGCGCTGCGTGCCTGTTCAGGAGCCATATACAGCGGTGTTCCCAGTCCCTGACCACTTTGGGTCATTGACAGGTCTTCATCCATGACCTTGGCCAGCCCAAAGTCAGCAACTTTCACGACACCCCTGCTGGTAAGCAGGATGTTATCCGGCTTAATATCACGATGAACCATGTTCTGTGAATGTGCATGACGGAGGGCTTCCGCGCACACGACGGCGATATGCACAGCGTCGGGGACAGACAGATGGGCCATTTTGTCCAGCCAGTCCTGGACACTCTTGCCATCGACGTATTCAATGGCCACGAAGTGAAGGCCCTTATAGGAATCAACCGCATAAACCTTGACCACGTTGGCATGGTCAATCTTTGCCATGGATCGGGCTTCACGCTGAAACCGTTTAACAAAATCCGGTTGCCTGGCCAGTTCCTTAGTGAGCGTCTTCAATGCGACGTTGCGATCCAGACTGACCTGTCTGGCAAGATAGACTTCCCCCATCCCGCCTTTGCCCAGACGGCGTTTCAGTTCAAAGTCACCCAGCCGGGTCACGGATTTCTTCTTTTTGACCGGGGGCGATGTCTTTTTCGGATTGTCAGTCACGCGATCAGTTCCAGCCATAATCGGCGTTCCGCAGATCGGTCAGCCGGGATATTGGGGGACGAAATTGGACCGCACGTCGTGAAATTTCCGGTACGTCAGCTGGTCAGTGCCGGACGTTCAGGACACCCAGTACTATATGACGTTCGACGCAGCTCTTCACTCTGACAAGGGGCAGATTTCCGGGCAATGGCAAATCAGCGAAAAGCCGGTGACACCCGAAATCGGTCATTCTCTGCGGCTGAAGCCGTGGTATGTCCGATCGGTCTGATCAAAATGACGCTGCGGAAGCCCTGAAAAATGGCCTGTTCTCCGATTTTACTCGCCAGGAACCGCGGCTGAACCGGGTGTTTCCCCTTCGAGATCCTGTCTCAGCCGGACCAGTGCAGCGGGATAGTCCTCAACACGGGTTTCCGGATAGTCGTGAGTCATCCAGCGGACTAACAGATCCAGTTCCATCTCTCCCAGTTTTTCCACGCTGTATGCCGGCATCCGGTTTTTAATACCGTAGTGCCGCTCCGCGTCCGGGTAACGAATGAAATCTTTCAGCCAGGCGACGGAACCGTATTTTGCCAGAGTTGGATATCCATAGGTGTCATCCGTGTCGCTAGCTGCAAACTCCTGACCGATCGTACCGTGGCAGGTTGCGCAGGATTCCAGACTCCAGTCACCGTCGATGGCGACGGCACTGCCCCGAGCAACTTTTTCAGGGTCGACATTCATGTCTTCCCGTCCGGTTTCCGCAACAAGGAACTCAATCAGGGCATCGACATCGGCTGCATTTTCCTGAGCAGTCAGCGCAGCGCTGTCTCCCGACCAGTCAGCCATTTCTGAGTTCTCGGGATCCAGTCCATCCTCATCACCATCTCTGTACCATTGTGCGTTCTTTAGCCAGGCGAAGTGTTCCGAATAGTTCAGGATGACACTTCGCATCCAGTCACGTGTTCCGAAATTTCCAAGATCGGCTGCCGTGGGCACAGCTGTATACGACTCGAATCGCTGCGGATCGTACGAATCTCCGTCCGGTGTCTTCTGTTCCCGACGATCCAGCACCATCACGCCGCGACCGTTGTGTCCGTTCCAGCGGTGGCAGGACGCGCAATGCTTCGCAAACAATCGGGGGCCTTGTGTGAACGGATCATTCCGCATCATTTCCATTGCCCCGTCTGAGGATATCCTGGATCTTCCCTCAGGTCCTGTGGCCAGTTCGTGTGCGCGATGTGCTTCGCGTTCGGCTTCGGCGAGCGCTGACTGGTGACTGACATCGGCCTGGTCTTCAAAGACGGCCAGTGCTGTCAGTCCCACAATTACGGCTGTCATGCCCCAGGTAAATGCCTTGTTCAGTCGATGACCGGATTCCCCCAGGAATTTTGCTGTCAGTGGCATTGCGGCCAGAATGCCCATGATGATACCGGGAACGATGATCGCACCAAAAGTAACTCCCAGAGCTTCAACCGCATGAAATCGCAGGAACCGAAACAGAAACAAGTAGTACCATTCCGGACGAGCAGCATCAAATTTGACGACAGGGTCTGCCGGAGCACCAAGTTCAGCTCCCCGAAAGACTGCAAACAACAGAAGCACGGTTAGAACACCCAGGCAGGCCACAGCATCTTTCAATACCTGATCCGGCCAGAACGTGGTTTCCGGAGCGTGATTTTTATCAGCCACCGTGAGCCCCTGCCGACGGAAACAGTAAATGTGCAGCGCCAGAAAGGCCACAAGCAGTGTCGGTAGAATTCCCGCATGCATGGCAAAGAATCGCGTCAAAGTCAAATGCCCGTACTGTGGTCCGCCCTGCGCCAGAATCTGGGCCGCCGGGCCGATGACGGGTGCTGAACTGACAATGTTGGTGGTCACTCTTGT from Fuerstiella sp. encodes:
- a CDS encoding DUF11 domain-containing protein, with amino-acid sequence MKYDTTLICPKSERKYKRAAAGIAVAVLLFLPACSSRTAFVNQLQSAIVSDIETSSEPQTAFPHQANPALVTPTDSSDTLKNVELSETHVVTAGLVRMSNSPYHDSSVITALSTQDLDDEVSGVKIIPLSHKVVSDVRHDPVQHFTPAEMRIDAAFGRMSPSELYPDEYLADGGDRRLPTHYFGGSRRGLDTEDTIAEYTDHNGRSHVRASNRVAVYSPRFGSVRVIEGASSGTRVHHAVQAKEFSSVGSMNRQNGIRQTITDEQFVAVASRRRADGAEAQQNSIESTATIRPQRNDKVDQGLQAESIRGRQILEREQGPGFHQELANAAVWSRDLFPKLSGTTSQAAQTHRRVTVQATVGIEDQRAEKSEIHIVKLADRETAEVGDTIRFTIRFINTGDYDLHDVRIVDNLTPRLRFIPDSLQTDRKGDVITEPNGEGSEVLTFVLDDGLGAHESGTVEFEVRVK
- a CDS encoding DUF1559 domain-containing protein is translated as MSNGPRLFQDRHRAVRGIPGETVRYGYTLIELLVIFAIIGVLIAILLPAVQTARETARRIQCANNLRQLGLAIHYYHDCHGSFPPGCMDDEHRQESWGWGTFILPQIEQNQLYEQLDVTNRRLTEILQDPGINRLVQTPIAVFRCPSDSTPDQLPAELRHFNGDGNTEKLELGTANYVACQGLYDKGGSFSNNGVFYNGSVTGLQDIRDGTSNTFMLGERDMRCASGVWAGCRNPPGGCNWGVYQNRGRVSEELNSPVTRESPNQCDSCSEGFSSAHSGGAWFVFCDSSVRFISNEIHFSNGGLSQSELTNEVDYDRQQLGVYQKLGIRNDGMPVGVE
- a CDS encoding RraA family protein; this encodes MSNITLKMMRQSLYAAVVADALDGLGYCHQSPRVTLTPYTSPRVLVGRCKTTLWADMYHNDPNPYELELKAVDECSEDSVLICAAGGSMHAALWGELLSTASQNSGCVGAIVDGATRDVTKIRDMNFPVFARGTSVYDSLNRQRVIETDVPVEIAGVKFCSGDLVIADIDGVVVVPQEIEGKAIQIAWDKVHTENKIRDEIRDGMKAVAAYEKYGVL
- a CDS encoding M81 family metallopeptidase, coding for MRVGIIGLLHESNTFIAEKTTLKHFQHDTLLTGPAIHDRFAETGHELGGFFAGLQQELIEPVPILAARAVPFGPILTEVFQQLLEMMQTELAGVGPLDGILVAPHGATVCESVGDADGYWLAKLREQAGPKMPIIGTLDAHANLSQQMVDATDALIAYRTNPHLDQFERGVDAARLMAQTLRGEVCPVQRAQFPPLSINMERQMTSEPHLTPLYEALEESHGKAGVLAGSILLGFPYSDVEEMGSSVLFVTDRDLQLAADESEKLAEQMWQSRQELDGRYLSMDQAVRQAAGMDGPVCLLDMGDNVGGGSPGDSTHLAHAIRRSDVASALICVFDPDAVRESVAVGVGGTVELKIGGKTDDRHGVPLTGTWTVHDIVDGEFTDRQIRHGGFTRYNQGRSAVIQSTDGQLTVLLNSRRTPPFSLVQLTSCGLNPTQYQIIVAKGVNAPVAAYAPVCRHLIRVNSPGCTTAEMTQLEFRYRRRPMFPFENDALFRSRTD
- a CDS encoding aminotransferase class I/II-fold pyridoxal phosphate-dependent enzyme, giving the protein MSLPVRNTICQIAGYTPGEQPQESGWVKLNTNENPYPPSPHVVEAIKQAAGSRLNIYPDALATPFRLAAAELFDLDPEWILPANGSDENLTVIVRTACDSGHLIAYPYPSYVLYEALAQIQDCRLERLLLDESFVWSPEDAAKLRMRSRVFFVPNPNSPTGNVWPPDMLAQLLPDDGLLVLDEAYADFTDAPHRGELLQDERFDRRLVITRTLSKSYSLAGIRFGFSIAHPDLTSQMQKAKDSYNCDAVSIAAATAAIQDQDWMLSNRAKILSTRGRLATALTELGFNVYPSQANFVWTQHVSGQHESIYLGLKQRRVLVRYMSFPGTGSGQSTMDGLRITIGTDQEIDQLLSALQECLTNL
- a CDS encoding serine/threonine protein kinase — protein: MAGTDRVTDNPKKTSPPVKKKKSVTRLGDFELKRRLGKGGMGEVYLARQVSLDRNVALKTLTKELARQPDFVKRFQREARSMAKIDHANVVKVYAVDSYKGLHFVAIEYVDGKSVQDWLDKMAHLSVPDAVHIAVVCAEALRHAHSQNMVHRDIKPDNILLTSRGVVKVADFGLAKVMDEDLSMTQSGQGLGTPLYMAPEQARSAKHVDQRSDIYALGASLYHLLTGQLPFEGESTLELIVAKEKGIYSSAKKLKADIPERLDLIIDKMMAKNPNHRYKTCEEVLLDLSALGMHGEPLSFIEGAEPPAGGGRTQSSTAAAMGSTLGNKPTGLTRLPSGGQTGSSARTWYVQYHTPNGKSMMEKFSSRRVVKMINAGMLTPKARAKASSDGSYLPLAGFPEFADAIERQLARKAATGKNEDMQSLYKQVDRAERSRLRWRWGRDRLRGLVSGVGLLIWLIAVSILFGVVYLLVSTTWDNIGTNFQEWVESKSDDGIDGLDIDSPEP
- a CDS encoding cytochrome b N-terminal domain-containing protein; translated protein: MTPLMKWLDDRTGFRSVMHEALYERVPGGARWRYVWGSTLVFVFMLQVLTGFMLWMFYSPNTRGAWESVHYIQHEVFLGSVVRGLHHYAAQAMVVLIGIHLIQVVIDGAYRAPREINFWLGIILLNIVLGLSLTGYLLPWDQKGYYATRVTTNIVSSAPVIGPAAQILAQGGPQYGHLTLTRFFAMHAGILPTLLVAFLALHIYCFRRQGLTVADKNHAPETTFWPDQVLKDAVACLGVLTVLLLFAVFRGAELGAPADPVVKFDAARPEWYYLFLFRFLRFHAVEALGVTFGAIIVPGIIMGILAAMPLTAKFLGESGHRLNKAFTWGMTAVIVGLTALAVFEDQADVSHQSALAEAEREAHRAHELATGPEGRSRISSDGAMEMMRNDPFTQGPRLFAKHCASCHRWNGHNGRGVMVLDRREQKTPDGDSYDPQRFESYTAVPTAADLGNFGTRDWMRSVILNYSEHFAWLKNAQWYRDGDEDGLDPENSEMADWSGDSAALTAQENAADVDALIEFLVAETGREDMNVDPEKVARGSAVAIDGDWSLESCATCHGTIGQEFAASDTDDTYGYPTLAKYGSVAWLKDFIRYPDAERHYGIKNRMPAYSVEKLGEMELDLLVRWMTHDYPETRVEDYPAALVRLRQDLEGETPGSAAVPGE